From the Chitinolyticbacter meiyuanensis genome, one window contains:
- a CDS encoding DEAD/DEAH box helicase, giving the protein MSFSSLGLSEALVRAVTELGYTEPTPIQMQAIPAILGGGDLMAGAQTGTGKTAGFTLPLLQRLSEHPREGEPKIRALILTPTRELAAQVEESVRNYGKHVKLKSMVMFGGVSINPQIEKLKKRVDILVATPGRLLDHVSQGTIDLSAIEILVLDEADRMLDMGFIHDIKKVLALLPEKRQNLLFSATFSDEIKELADRLLDNPALIEVARRNATAETIAQKIYLVDRDKKRQLLAHLIKEHSWFQVLVFTRTKHGANRLAEQLAKDDIPSLAIHGNKSQGARTRALSEFKAGTLQVLVATDIAARGIDIDELPHVVNYELPNVSEDYVHRIGRTGRAGAEGEAISLVCVDEFKLLTDIERLIKRELPRVTVEGFEPDLTVKPEPIQNGRSGGGAQRQGGRGQRQGQGQPRPQGEARQGGGQGQGQKQGQQDGQRRQGQGQGQGQGQKQGQKQRQGQGQPQGQGNRQQRQGQGQGQGQQQGKQRRAGQNPNQQQSKGNVAPRQQDSSVWDERQPSSNENTPVAALFGAPPRRSGGRHH; this is encoded by the coding sequence ATGTCCTTTTCTTCTCTCGGCTTGAGCGAGGCGCTGGTCCGCGCCGTCACCGAACTCGGATACACCGAACCCACACCTATCCAGATGCAGGCCATCCCCGCCATTCTTGGCGGCGGCGACCTGATGGCCGGCGCGCAGACCGGCACCGGCAAGACTGCTGGCTTTACCCTGCCGCTGCTGCAGCGTCTCTCCGAGCATCCTCGTGAAGGCGAACCGAAGATCCGCGCACTGATCCTGACACCGACGCGCGAGCTCGCCGCGCAGGTCGAGGAAAGCGTGCGCAACTACGGCAAGCACGTCAAACTCAAATCGATGGTGATGTTCGGCGGCGTGTCGATCAATCCGCAGATCGAGAAGCTGAAAAAACGGGTCGATATCCTCGTCGCCACGCCCGGACGCCTGCTCGATCACGTGTCGCAAGGCACCATCGATCTCTCCGCCATCGAAATCCTGGTGCTGGACGAAGCCGACCGCATGCTGGACATGGGCTTTATCCATGACATCAAGAAGGTGCTGGCCCTGCTGCCGGAAAAACGGCAGAACCTGCTGTTCTCCGCCACCTTCTCCGACGAGATCAAGGAGCTGGCCGATCGCCTGCTCGACAATCCCGCGCTGATCGAAGTGGCACGCCGCAACGCCACCGCCGAGACCATCGCGCAGAAGATCTACCTGGTCGACCGCGACAAGAAGCGCCAGCTGCTGGCGCATCTGATCAAGGAACACAGCTGGTTCCAGGTGCTGGTGTTCACGCGCACCAAGCACGGTGCCAACCGTCTGGCCGAGCAGTTGGCCAAGGACGACATCCCGTCGCTGGCGATCCACGGCAACAAGAGCCAGGGCGCTCGCACCCGCGCGCTGTCCGAGTTCAAGGCCGGCACGCTGCAGGTGCTGGTGGCCACCGACATCGCTGCGCGCGGCATCGACATCGACGAGCTGCCGCACGTGGTGAACTACGAGCTGCCTAACGTCTCCGAGGATTACGTGCACCGCATCGGCCGCACCGGCCGCGCCGGCGCCGAGGGCGAGGCGATCTCGCTGGTCTGCGTCGACGAATTCAAGCTGCTCACCGACATCGAGAGGCTGATCAAACGCGAACTGCCGCGCGTCACGGTCGAGGGCTTCGAGCCCGACCTCACCGTCAAGCCCGAGCCGATCCAGAACGGCCGCAGCGGCGGTGGCGCCCAGCGCCAGGGCGGTCGCGGCCAGCGTCAAGGTCAAGGCCAACCGCGTCCGCAAGGTGAAGCACGCCAGGGCGGCGGCCAAGGCCAAGGTCAGAAGCAAGGCCAGCAGGACGGTCAGCGTCGCCAGGGTCAAGGTCAAGGCCAAGGACAGGGCCAGAAGCAAGGGCAGAAGCAGCGCCAGGGCCAAGGTCAGCCGCAGGGCCAAGGCAACCGGCAGCAACGCCAGGGACAAGGTCAAGGCCAAGGTCAGCAACAAGGCAAGCAACGCCGTGCCGGCCAAAACCCGAACCAGCAACAGTCCAAGGGGAATGTGGCGCCGCGCCAGCAGGACAGCTCGGTGTGGGACGAGCGCCAGCCCAGCAGCAACGAAAACACCCCGGTTGCAGCGCTGTTCGGTGCACCGCCGCGCCGCAGCGGCGGTCGCCACCACTGA
- a CDS encoding SRPBCC family protein → MRYEHIIQINDLNDTVAVPMTLEALWQGLLHRARQPQDFLEHIEGVTVHNEGDGYFEREVDFGTLRVVDHVTLIPRKRIHFATQASEHHGASSLTVTIEEPESGSLFVRFAYDTALPEQAMSDREDGYYAEYVKSAYREADIDAIRRIRELFQQGQLH, encoded by the coding sequence GTGCGCTACGAACACATCATCCAGATCAACGACCTGAACGACACGGTGGCCGTCCCGATGACGCTCGAAGCCCTCTGGCAGGGCCTGCTGCATCGCGCCCGCCAGCCGCAGGATTTCCTGGAGCACATTGAAGGCGTGACGGTACACAACGAGGGCGACGGCTACTTCGAGCGGGAGGTCGATTTCGGTACGTTGCGCGTGGTCGATCACGTCACGCTCATACCGCGCAAACGCATCCATTTCGCCACCCAGGCCAGCGAGCACCACGGCGCAAGCAGCCTGACCGTCACCATCGAAGAGCCGGAAAGTGGTTCGCTGTTCGTGCGCTTCGCTTACGACACCGCCCTGCCCGAGCAGGCGATGAGCGATCGGGAAGACGGCTACTACGCCGAATACGTGAAATCAGCGTATCGCGAGGCCGACATCGACGCGATCCGTCGCATCCGCGAGCTGTTCCAGCAAGGTCAGCTGCACTGA
- the tilS gene encoding tRNA lysidine(34) synthetase TilS has protein sequence MASSRKLPQPDLAHRVAAVLAGHPHCRRLCVGLSGGLDSVVLLHLLASLRDAFGFSLSALHVHHGLSAKADDWARFAVDFAGSLAVPCTVRRVTVDAAGVGIEAGARAARYAEFAAVVADAVVLAQHRDDQAETVLFNVVRGAGLAGIAAMPILRSLQPGLDLLRPLLDVPRAVLAAYAAVHVLDWVDDDSNADPAYDRNYLRLVAMPVLRQRFPGVDEGLARAARHAAEAEALLGEYGRQDVAACLNEAGGLDLHRAALLGELRARHALRSWLQQLGARPDKRAFDALWQQRGTESLCWHWHGLMLRSYRGALYVAPDGVPAAAMQSCPFLPLQKVPLEGGVLRWQRGWGLRESLLVQGGLELRPRSGGERLRARPGGPSRALKQLCQEAGLPPWLRTQTPLLYLNGELAALPGVAVAAELAEEGGWWPMWQAVPAGPNGG, from the coding sequence ATGGCAAGTTCAAGGAAGTTGCCGCAGCCTGATCTGGCCCACCGGGTGGCCGCCGTCCTGGCGGGCCATCCGCACTGCCGGCGCCTCTGCGTCGGCCTCTCCGGCGGGCTCGATTCCGTCGTCCTGCTGCACCTTCTGGCCTCGCTGCGCGACGCGTTCGGTTTTTCCCTGTCTGCTTTGCATGTCCATCACGGTCTCTCCGCCAAGGCTGATGACTGGGCGCGCTTTGCCGTCGACTTTGCCGGCTCGCTCGCTGTGCCGTGCACGGTACGGCGGGTGACGGTGGATGCAGCGGGGGTCGGTATTGAAGCGGGCGCGCGCGCTGCGCGCTATGCCGAGTTCGCCGCGGTGGTGGCTGATGCGGTGGTGCTGGCCCAGCATCGCGATGATCAGGCCGAAACCGTGCTGTTCAATGTCGTGCGTGGCGCGGGTCTTGCCGGTATTGCGGCTATGCCGATATTGCGGTCGTTGCAGCCAGGGCTCGATCTGCTGCGTCCCTTGCTCGATGTGCCGCGTGCCGTGCTGGCGGCGTACGCCGCAGTGCATGTGCTGGATTGGGTCGACGACGATAGCAATGCCGATCCGGCTTACGACCGCAATTATCTGCGCCTTGTCGCCATGCCGGTGCTGCGCCAGCGTTTCCCGGGAGTCGACGAAGGCCTGGCGCGGGCGGCCCGCCATGCCGCCGAAGCCGAGGCGCTGCTCGGCGAGTATGGCCGGCAGGATGTCGCGGCTTGCCTGAATGAAGCGGGTGGACTGGATCTGCATCGTGCGGCGCTGTTGGGCGAACTGCGGGCACGCCATGCGCTGCGCAGCTGGTTGCAGCAGCTCGGTGCCCGGCCGGACAAGCGGGCGTTCGATGCGCTCTGGCAGCAGCGCGGCACCGAGTCGCTGTGCTGGCACTGGCACGGCCTTATGCTGCGCAGCTATCGGGGTGCGTTGTATGTGGCGCCGGACGGCGTGCCAGCTGCGGCGATGCAGTCCTGCCCATTCCTGCCCTTGCAGAAGGTTCCACTTGAAGGGGGCGTGCTGCGCTGGCAGCGGGGCTGGGGCTTGCGTGAGTCGTTGTTGGTGCAGGGTGGGCTCGAACTCAGGCCGCGTAGCGGCGGCGAACGCCTGCGCGCGCGACCGGGCGGGCCGAGCCGAGCGCTCAAGCAGCTTTGCCAGGAGGCAGGGCTGCCGCCGTGGCTACGCACCCAGACACCGCTGCTTTATCTGAACGGTGAGCTTGCCGCGCTACCCGGCGTGGCGGTGGCCGCCGAGTTGGCGGAGGAGGGCGGCTGGTGGCCGATGTGGCAAGCTGTGCCAGCCGGCCCGAACGGCGGTTGA
- a CDS encoding acetyl-CoA carboxylase carboxyltransferase subunit alpha: MKTTFLDFEQPIAELEDKIEELRFVQDDSAVDISVEIGHLEKKSQELTKSIYGKLTAAQISQVARHPQRPYTLDYIKALCTDFEELHGDRAYADDPAIVGGLARFNGQSVVVIGHQKGRDTKDRQYRNFGMPRPEGYRKALRLMKLAEKFNLPVLTFIDTPGAYPGIGAEERGQSEAIGRNLFEMAKLRVPIVATVIGEGGSGGALAIAVADTVMMLQYSTYSVISPEGCASILWKTAEKAPDAAEAMGITASRLKTLGLIDKVINEPVGGAHRNHAQMMASMKKAITDALKPLQEKSVDELLDSRFERLMGHGKFKEVAAA, from the coding sequence ATGAAGACCACTTTTCTGGATTTCGAGCAGCCCATTGCGGAGCTCGAGGACAAGATCGAAGAACTGCGCTTCGTCCAGGACGATTCGGCCGTCGATATCTCGGTCGAGATCGGTCACCTGGAAAAGAAAAGCCAGGAGCTGACCAAGAGCATCTACGGCAAGCTCACCGCCGCGCAGATCTCGCAGGTGGCACGCCATCCGCAACGGCCGTATACGCTCGACTACATCAAGGCGCTGTGCACCGATTTCGAAGAGCTGCACGGTGATCGTGCCTATGCCGATGATCCGGCCATCGTCGGTGGCCTGGCCCGTTTCAACGGGCAGAGCGTGGTGGTGATCGGCCACCAGAAGGGGCGGGATACCAAGGATCGCCAGTATCGCAATTTCGGCATGCCGCGCCCCGAGGGGTATCGCAAGGCGCTGCGCCTGATGAAGCTGGCCGAGAAATTCAACCTGCCGGTGCTCACTTTCATCGATACGCCGGGTGCCTATCCCGGCATCGGTGCCGAGGAGCGCGGCCAATCCGAGGCGATCGGCCGCAACCTCTTTGAAATGGCCAAGCTGCGTGTGCCCATTGTCGCCACCGTGATCGGCGAAGGTGGCTCGGGCGGGGCGCTCGCCATTGCCGTGGCCGATACCGTGATGATGCTGCAGTACTCGACCTATTCGGTGATCTCGCCCGAAGGCTGCGCCTCCATCCTGTGGAAGACCGCCGAGAAGGCGCCCGATGCCGCCGAGGCCATGGGCATTACCGCGTCGCGCTTGAAGACGCTGGGCCTGATCGACAAGGTGATCAACGAGCCGGTTGGCGGCGCGCATCGCAATCACGCGCAGATGATGGCCTCGATGAAGAAGGCCATTACCGATGCACTCAAGCCCTTGCAGGAAAAATCGGTCGACGAGCTACTCGATAGCCGCTTCGAGCGCCTGATGGGCCATGGCAAGTTCAAGGAAGTTGCCGCAGCCTGA
- the fliW gene encoding flagellar assembly protein FliW, whose protein sequence is MQTVPTRFGELQIDPDTVLTFPRGLPGFEGCQRYKLLHEDKPDPKVLWLQSLDEPDLVLSVVSSELLGLNYQIQLSDDECAQIDLQPGDEVTLLLILARPEADGDIRANTVSPLVLNARSRLGLQKVGLQADIVFRNPA, encoded by the coding sequence ATGCAAACCGTTCCGACCCGCTTTGGCGAACTCCAGATCGACCCCGATACCGTTCTGACTTTTCCACGCGGCCTGCCCGGCTTCGAAGGCTGCCAGCGCTACAAGCTGCTGCACGAGGACAAGCCCGATCCCAAGGTGCTGTGGCTGCAATCGCTCGATGAACCCGATCTGGTGCTGAGCGTGGTATCGAGCGAATTGCTCGGGCTCAACTACCAGATCCAGCTGTCCGACGACGAATGCGCGCAGATCGATCTGCAACCGGGCGACGAGGTGACGTTGCTGCTGATCCTGGCGCGCCCCGAGGCCGATGGCGACATCCGTGCCAATACCGTCTCACCGCTGGTGCTGAATGCCCGCTCACGGCTGGGGCTGCAGAAGGTCGGCCTGCAGGCCGACATCGTGTTCCGCAACCCGGCCTGA